Proteins encoded in a region of the Zea mays cultivar B73 chromosome 4, Zm-B73-REFERENCE-NAM-5.0, whole genome shotgun sequence genome:
- the LOC100192638 gene encoding Aquaporin NIP2-1-like codes for MSTNSRANSRANFNNEIHDIGTAVHNSSSLPPAYYDRSLADMFPPHLLKKVVSEVVSTFLLVFVTCGAAGIYGSDKDRISQLGQSVAGGLIVTVMIYAVGHISGAHMNPAVTLAFAVFRHFPWIQVPFYWAAQFTGAICASFVLKAVLHPIAVLGTTTPAGPHWHSLIIEVIVTFNMMFVTLAVATDTRAVGELAGLAVGSAVCITSIFAGAVSGGSMNPARTLGPALASNLYTGLWIYFLGPVLGTLSGAWTYTFIRFEEAPSKDASSSHSQKLSSFKLRRLQSQSVAADADDDEELDHIQV; via the exons ATGTCGACCAACTCGAGGGCCAACTCCAGGGCCAACTTCAACAACGAGATCCACGACATCGGCACGGCGGTGCACAACTCCAGCAGCCTGCCCCCCGCGTACTACGACCGGTCGCTAGCGGACATGTTCCCTCCCCACCTCCTCAAGAAG GTGGTCTCGGAGGTGGTGTCCACGTTCCTGCTGGTGTTCGTGACGTGCGGGGCGGCGGGGATCTACGGCAGCGACAAGGACCGCATCTCGCAGCTGGGGCAGTCGGTCGCCGGCGGCCTCATCGTCACCGTGATGATCTACGCCGTCGGCCACATCTCCGGCGCGCACATGAACCCCGCCGTCACGCTCGCCTTCGCCGTGTTCCGCCATTTCCCCTGGATCCAG GTCCCGTTCTACTGGGCGGCGCAGTTCACCGGCGCCATCTGCGCGTCGTTCGTGCTCAAGGCCGTGCTGCACCCCATCGCCGTGCTGGGCACCACCACGCCGGCGGGGCCGCACTGGCACTCGCTCATCATCGAGGTCATCGTCACCTTCAACATGATGTTCGTCACCCTCGCCGTCGCCACGGACACGAGAGCG GTGGGTGAGTTGGCCGGGTTGGCGGTTGGTTCTGCGGTTTGCATCACGTCCATCTTCGCAGG GGCGGTGTCGGGCGGATCGATGAACCCGGCGAGGACGCTGGGGCCGGCGCTGGCGAGCAACCTCTACACCGGCCTCTGGATCTACTTCCTGGGCCCCGTCCTCGGCACGCTCTCCGGCGCCTGGACCTACACCTTCATCCGCTTCGAGGAGGCGCCCAGCAAGGACGCGTCGTCGTCGCACTCGCAGAAGCTCTCCTCCTTCAAGCTCCGCCGCCTGCAGAGCCAGTCCGTCGCCGCCGACGCCGACGACGACGAGGAGCTCGACCACATCCAGGTGTGA